CCCTATCTACCTTCTTtttgagtgggccttcgagccctcacatcttaggtagtgtgttttccaaccatacctcctttttagtgggccttcgagccctcacatcttaggtagtgtgttttccaaccctgcctccttgTTAGTGCGTCTTAGGGccatcaaccatcttaggtagtgtgtttcctaaccctgcctccttcttagtgcgccttagggccatcaactatcttaggtagtgtgtttcctaaccctgcctccttttgaGTACGCCTTagagccatcaaccaccttaggtagtgtgttttctaaccctgcctccttcttTAGTGCGTCTTCGAGCCACCAACCAcattaggtagtgtgttttccaaccatacctcCTTTTTAatgcgccttagggccatcgaccatcttaggtagtgtgttttccaaccatacctcccttttagtgcgccttagagccatcaaccaccttagatagtgtgtttcctaaccctgcctcctcttttgaatgtgccttcgagccctcaccttttaggtagtgcgttgtccaaccctgcctctttttaagAGCTCCTTCGAGTCCTAACCTTTTAGGTAGTGTGtctttctaaccctacctcctttcgagtgcgctttCTAATCCTCAAGAGGATTCATCATATCTCatccttgtttttcttctttacaatgcttactatctaaagtctcttacgagactttctatcataagcattgtaaagaggggggcaactgtcataacccaattctgggttattccctaaaattcatttttttcaaaaaaaaaaaaaatcaaaaaataaaatacaggctggcaacgtggagaaagctGATCAAGAAAAATAGGCGAAATAGGCAAAAATAAATCTGCAATTTtcggaggaaattcaaggcctttCGGCGCCCCATTGTGCCCAAAatcgaagaaaaaaatacaaattcaaggtcaaattaaatgattattggacaaatttgcataaaaattaagtccaataacataattaaatttttaataggccaatttgatttaatcatgggccaaattaaattttaattatgtttacgaattaatttaggtccaaatgaaggatttaattaagtgcaatgacttaattatactttaaatgggtcaaattaattttatttggggcttaattggtgaaaaattaagtttgggagcctaatttgggcttaatggagaagattggaattttaagagaccaaatttaatttttaccaagttaattgattgaaattagggggccaaattgcaagaaaattgaagttttggggccaattaggggttaaattgacaaaatccaaaGCCAAGGACCAAACTGCAAGAGGCGCCAAACTGCAGGGGCCTAATTGACAAAATCCggggggccaaattgaagaaattgaaagtttaatggtcaattagggacgaaattgcataaatccgagaccaaggaccatattgcaaaaggcgcgtaactctggggccgaagatgaagttacgccgggactaaattgcatcaaatcagaagtttcagggtcaattagggaataGTATCGAACGAAATTGAAagtcggaggactaaattgaaattcagTAAAATTCCCTATTTTTAtccaaacggcgccgttttgaattaaaaaatactgttcatcttcttccccactgagctgcccgagtggccgacttcAGGCCGTGTTTTctgcctcgtttggcccccaaaTCCGACAAAGCATGCATCCAAATGTCCACCTGGAACCCCTCTATCCCGGGGAGTGGTCCGGTCGGGTCGAAAAGGTTTGAAACGGCTTCGTTTATTGGcccaaagtgtgcacctcgggcagtctgcaaatttggcagttcgaggtgcccactttgagccaacggtcTGGATCTCTCAggtcgaatcaagggctgataTTTTTCCCCCATTGAAGACAAGATTGCCCTCTTTCcagccctataaataggagcaaTGTTCATGCTCAGAAGGAGGAGAAAAACGAGCTCAAAGTTGGCCGAAAACCAGCCTTCTGTATTTCCTGCAAACAATCCTTTTTctgctttctctctccaccgtggccttcAGCCACCACCACCTTCTTCACCTGGCTTCTCGCCATCATCCCCACCTCCAGTGGCCATAAAACCATCTCACGTGACAGTTGCACcacttctctccctctcttctctgTAAAAATCTTCTCCTCTGCCACCGTGACTCCTGCAGCGGCGGCGACGGCAGAGCCAGCAGCCACCACCTTGCCCAGAAGCTCTCTTCCTTCCCAAAGGCAGCCGGGGTAGCAGCTCTTTCCTCAGCTACACCAACAGCTCCAGCCgtgagctttccttctccttttgCAGGActctgctccttcttcttccagccgGGACCAGTGCACGCCGCCTCCAGTCGCACCGCGCACCACCAGCCAGGCCGCCAACTCCCTCCATGCCAGGTAATTCTCTcctccccttccccttcttcttcgcCGTCTCTGTTCACTGAGTGAACAgtggacgtgaattataattcacgtcctaCTGTTCACGCATGAACAgtggacgtgaattataattcatgtctACTATTCATGCAGTGtattatatctttttctttatcttttttttttcagaaaaaaaaacaatttcaaaaatataaaaaaaaaaatcaaaaaaattcaaaaaaatcatttaaaaaaaacttttgactgtcttaaatatttttctgccaagtttgcttaatattggattgtatatttacattgtaagatacaagtccggtattaaaatacctggttttctccgaaatatttaaaaaaaaattcaaaaaaagaaaaaatattttattgcatacggccaagtcctaaagaattttccaagcatgttttcagaaaaaaattgcatctttttcacgttttaaaaatccaaaaaatggatatcataactagtttatgatcatTCGTTgggtttggccaaaatatcaaaaaccttttttttaactctttttttcagGATCCAggtgtagactttaatatttgtggggtgtaaaattacacgataaagtacaccctcggGTATTGAAGATACAAGGGGTAAATAAATGCAATcctaaaatttagactttagaacggttaggatctaacccaataaggtagagactccttcacgaagggagatctgccttgaaccttagaaaagaccaacgaatagaaactcgacctagaaaaaaataatcaaacaacaatgcagcttaccttaggtagggtgcactgggggtgatgcgtcttccccttgcacaaccagtcccttactcagactctcgcagaccataggttcctagtgaccataatactaggtggcgactccaaagaaccaagcaaaacacaaataataaataatcgcCAGCggacgccgcgcggattttgACGTGCGACACTAGTTATATGGACTTTAGCGTTGCTTTGGGGTCACtctatatacttttttttttcaaaaagatttttattttctaagtcAATAATATAATCTGATTCTTTCcctataatgtaaaaaaaaaaaaaaaatcgtaaacgaaaatgaaatttaattttttcaaaataactgAATTCTTACTTCAGaagttgtaaaagaaaaaaaatacttattggAAGATGAAATCATTCTTTGTCTCAATGGGAcagaattgagaaaataaaaattataaacatttctagaaaaataaaaattctgaaaGAAATCACAGTAGGTGAACCTATTtccctaacttttttttaatatatttcaactcctttttttcCTAATCTTCTTCAacgaaaagctaaaaaaaagaagaggtaaTTTTAATCTCCATTTTTGTGagaatttaatttatctaaaaaataaatataaaatgaagagGAGGGGAGAGATTTGTgaggggaagaaaagaaaaaaaattgtaaaaaaactaaaagaaaaagaaaatgagataagggtttgtatatatatataatacaatcaATCAAAGagcctgtttattttttacattttaaaaataattttgaaaaaaattaaaatttttatttattttctttactttaaatttattttctttgttatttttagatcattttgatatgcaaatataaaaaatgaacttttaaaaaataaaaaatatatatatatatattattttgatatattttcaaataaaaatattttaaaaaaactattattataatattaaataagctgaaaattttgtattaaaaacacaattaattatGCGTCAAACTTCAATTCTTTGAGTTTAGAGAACTAATTATATCATATTCTCAATCAACCACCTCACCTCAACACatattcaaatatttaataactataattcaTGATGCAAGTTCTTAGATGATTTATATTTCCATTCATGTTCGGTTGCATTTACTcctattttttccttgttgCCTTCCTTCTTCACTTGATCTTTTTTCTCAACCATATGATTCATCATTAAATCttgttctaatttttctttctttttttattccctttttATTGTGAGATATTGCAATTGgattaattgtaaaataatacaaaatatattgttatttctgaaatttaatgactataaaaattataaattaataattttaaaaggactaaacaaaataatcaacaataGCAACGAAAGGTTATCCTTTAAATTACTACAATCCATTTATGGATGTCGAATAAGACTCCTTTTCCTACAAATTAATTGAGTAATGGCTGTATTAGCATTCCATCAACAAAAGATCTCATTTCACATGCTTGTAAAAAAGTTTCAATCAACTCGTATAACTTAACTAGTCAGAttctagttttgttttctagagATTATCAATTCAAGTTTCACAAACTTTAGGgtcactagaggtttacatgatcgttaacttcaggactatAAAATTAGTAAACTGGCccaaacacccacattaataaaaaaatatcaatctcctatagattataaaaatttaaaaaataaaaaccaatcaaGCAATGAGATTGTAAATAACAGATGAAATAATACCTAGGATCGTATggaattaaatctaaaattattaagtgaaaaagaagaagaagaaaagagatgaaACATCAATCAACATTATTTAAGTACAGACCTTACACTTCGTAGTGCCCTTTTTAATCACAGTTTGCTTATTTCACCtactttttctatatataaatttaattcaactttattttcattttgagtGTTAATTCAGGATATTTTGCACCctgaaagggaaaaaatgatTAGCATAGTATTATTAagtgtttatttgatattataatagtttttatagttatgattaaaaaaaatatttttaattgtggttttaaaaatatatatttaattaaaactacttttaaatagatttttgtttgcaaagtaaataaaaaataaatcttaatgaatataaaaaaatttattttaacttatacAAAACTAATTTACAACATAATTACACATgaaccagtaaaaaaaataaaaattattgaattaatcgAACAATTTTAATCTAAGTACAGACCTTACACTTCGTAGTTCGTAGTGCGCTTTTTAATCACAGCATGCTTATGTCACCAACTTTTTCTATATAtacatttaattcaattttattttcattttgagtGTTAAGTGGATATTTTGCACCCTCAAAGAGGCAAAATGATTCGCATAAGCGAgaatttaatattgtaataatttttatgattatgattaaaaaaatataattttagttacGGTTTTAAAAGTAtgtgtttagtttttaatgcaaaataaatttcaatgaatataaaataatttattttatcctatataaaatcaagaaatataatttcacGTGAAATCAGTAAAAGAAAGTACAAACTATTGAATTAACCGAAATTTTCTTTGCTATCACTATGAATCTTGTGGAAAGAATCAAGAGAGGCAATGTtcgaagatatttgtttttttaatgttcgaAGATAACTGTTTTCCCGGAGGCTGTGTTTGGAAAGTAGGCAACCCATGTttctaacaaatttaatttttgttttgtgaaaaattaatttttttatatgtttttatgcgttaattttaaaaaataaaaaaaatattattttaatatattaaaatagcacaaaaaatattttaaaaaataactacaaccACATTTCTAAACAGAAAATGTATCCTGTTTCTTCAGTAATGGGATAATGgcaatgagaaaaacatttcaCCCAGAGATTATGTTTTTGTCTTGACATGCAAcagaaaaaaacctaaaaaaaagtggaaacaaagtcaagaatcaagattcctGCTCctctaatttaaatttgaaatcatactaaaatggaaaaaaatcatattcataAAGTAGCTGgtttacaaagaaaatgaatcacgttgatgaacaataaaatttaaaggtgTGTTGGGGAGTAtggttaaattgtttttgtaaaataattttatttttttaaattaaattttttaatgtttttaaattattctgatgtgctatattaaaaataaaatttatatattattttaatgaattttcaaacaaaaaatattttaaaaagtaacacCTGCTACACTTCCAAACATACATTGGATACCAACCCCGTTTGGAATTAAGGTTGAACCaacttttcatcaaaattctaattttttttttaatttttttagtattcctgaataattttaatataatgatatcaaaaataatttttaaaattttttaatatatttttaaataaaaaatattttcaaaaacaattctacAGTAATGTTATCCGCCCACCATAAGTCAtgaaacttcaatttttttttttaaggtcccCACCAACAATTGATATCAATTATAGTTCCTGCGCAGTACTGAACAAGAAAAAGTGCCATCTCCATTCCATCTTATAGAGTTTAGACCCGACCCGACCCAACCCTAAAAGTACCTGAAAAAAAAACGGCTATTTCAACAGAACGGACACTCCTAGATCTGGTCCCCCCTTTCGAATCTCAGTTCTGCTCTCTTCTCTCTGTTTCAATGCGGAGGTGGTGGCggtatatgttttgtttttttaaatatttttttattttaaaatatattaaaataatattttattttaagtatattaattatactTAACCCACTTAACTAGTTTGatgttatttcttatttttaatagatattatatattttatttacacaactttttttttccaacacataaatcatatttaaattaaCATTTGTGTAGTCATGGAGATTTTCTTCACtatgttagaaaattaaataatagtcAGTTAACTAAaagttttgaatattaataagtaaaaattatcataatcattctataatttaattatttttatatttactattTGTGTTTGAGAAAATTAAGGTTTATAtctctaataaatataaaataaaataaattatttaataatataagatataaatTATCACGAgcttaataaaatttaagatattaactataatttaaaaaacacacataaatataaaaataactaaatattagGGTAATTTTccctattaataaattaatattttttatttgcatcctCTAACAAAACACCACATTATGAtatctttttcagtttttttttaaattgatttttttattttaaattgatattttatatgttttaatataataatattaaaaataaattcttttaaaaaattaaatattattttattatatttaaaaacaaaaataactaagaaaaacacTTCCACGTTCTTTGTTGGCTGTGCTCTGCTTCCACAGCCTCCTCTCTCTAACAGAtctcatctccttctctctctaaacATCACACCTCTGAAGCTTCTCTGCTTATTTTAGTTCttctctatctcttttttttctctctctagagtTCCAAACTTCATCTCTCTCTAGAAATAAATTCTGTTTCTCAAGTGGGGTTTTCAGGACTATCCTTTTCCACGAAAAGCAACACTCTGCTCCTCGTGAATTGCATGTCAAGTTGGCAACTTTGAGGGAGACCATTAAAGAGTCTGTGAGAGAGATCTAATCTGGAGGCCTTGCCTTCATGGCCAAAACGggttgtttttgcttttgggGAATTTTCAGGTGAATGTAGTGTTTCTCTTGTTACTTTTTTTAGTgcgtctttcttcttcttcttctctcctctaGGCCCCATCTTCTTTTAATCTCAAGCTTCTTTATTACCTACCCATTTTGTCATAATTGCAAATGGGTTTATACCCTTCAAAAGCTTCTTTTTTCCTGGGGGAGTTTAAGTTTGAAGATTGACATTTGTCTTGTCGGGTCTATTTTTTAGCGTCCAGGTGGTGAATGATTTACATGTTGAAGGTAAAAGGAGTAGTGCTTTTGGTCTTCTTGAACTGAAGCTGAGGGTTTAGCATGGGAGTGAATGTAGAGTGATCAATGCAGTTTGGGGGCTTTAACAAAAGCTTGAGATTTTGAGTTTGCTTTCATGGGTTTGGGttagtaaaatgtttttttttttggatagtttGTAGTGGTGATTCTATGCCCTACAGGAGCACATACTGATTGTTTTGAAGAACTTGTTGTACATGGAGGAAAGTTTCGGGGATTTGGTGTTATAATGGCAAATTGGTTTGTTACCTTTGAGATGAAAATGAATGCCTTGTGTTTAATGGAGGATCTTTGATTGCTTGAGTTTTGGCTTTTTCTGTGGGTTTTGGCAATCGGTTAGTTGGGTATAATTACTTACCTTTTCGAAAGCAATAGtgtcatatttaatttttagggtggatagagtttgaaaaaaaaaaaaatgctatataGTTTGATTAGTTTTGTTAACCCTCAAGAAATAATGCTATCATTTGCATTTATGTTCTGATAATGACCAAGGCAGTCCGCACTAGGATTCTCAAGGATGCAAATGGTGATATCGGCGATCATCTCCGAAACCATATTCATTTGACCAATTGTATTCATCTGAAAAACCATATGCTTAAGCAAAGCCCCATACTGGCTGATAGGTCATTAATGCGGGACCTCATTACCCTTCAGAGGTCCCGATCTTTGAGAGATCCTTCGGCCAGTCCTCCTTCATGGCACTCACCTTCTGTAGTTGATTTACTTCCCAAGAAAGGTGACCCAGATGCGGCCATTCGAGAAGGTAGAAGCTCAGTTGGTACTGAGCGTCGAAGGGAAGGTAGGAGGTTGTCAGGTACTTCTCCACCCTTAGCAAATTTAGCACCATCAAAGGTCGTCCCAAGTGATATTAGTTTGGGTATTGATGGGGTAGCGGCTATTAGTGATCGCAGTGTGAAGAGTGGAATAAGGGATGGTAGGAGAGTTGTTACGAGAGAAGAATTTAGTAGAAAAAGTAATAGGGCTGATCTATTGGGCGGTGATGAAGACCTTTTACAAGATCACGCTGTTAATAGTTTTATTCATGAAGCTGTTTCGGGGAATTCAGAATCAAAAGATAGAAAGAGTAAACATAAGGGGAAGCATAGTCAGGATATGCATATTAAGACCCTTTCAGAGCAGCTAAATGAGATTCCAAGAGGTAGCGACGTGGCATCTTCCAACATGCATCTTCACGGAAGACACACACAACAGCAGAAAATAGGTGAGCATGAGACCAGTGTTAGTGGCTATAGTGGAGTGAATAGGGTGAAAAGGCGGAAGTTTCGAAATGCCAGAAGAACTCGGGCTGCTGCTCCAGCTTCAAGGGATGCTGGGGGACAGAAAGAAATGTCTGTTGCTTCTAATTCATTTGCTCAAGGTCCAGCACAGCCAAGGTATCAcatggaggaagaagaatatGGGGACCAAAATGTCACAAGGGCTCCCAGAAATGGATGTGGAATTCCATGGAATTGGTCAAGAATTCATCATAGGGGTAAGACATTCCTTGACATGGCTGGAAGGAGCTTTTCTTGTGGTTTGTCAGATTCAAGGAGAGATGGCACATTTTCCCATGGAAGAGATTTTCCTGGTATGCCTGTGGCATCTGATCATTCTACTTCATCTACTAAATCTGATGTAGAGGCTTTGCCTTTACTAGTGGAGGCATCCGGATCCCATGAAAGCACTGATAATGCTGGTTGGGTGCATGACTATTCAGGAGAGCTAGGTATATATGCTGATCACTTGTTGAAAAATGATGTTGATTCTGAAGCAAGATCCAGTGAACAATGCAAGCTTGGGCAGAACCACAATGGCAGGCATCAAAATCTGACACAAAAGTACATGCCAAGAACTTTCAGAGATCTAGTGGGACAGAATTTAGTAGCACAAGCTCTCTCTAATGCTGTTTCTAGGAGGAAGGTTGGGTTGCTATATGTGTTTTATGGGCCTCATGGTACTGGGAAAACCTCATGTGCTAGGATATTTGCCAGAGCTTTGAATTGTCAATCTCTGGAACATCCAAAACCTTGTGGCTTTTGCAATTCTTGCATTTCACATGATATGGGTAAGAGTCGAAATATAAGGGAAGTTGGCCCAGTCAGTAATTTTGATTTCGAGAGCATTATGGATCTGCTTGACAATATGATTGTTTATCAGATCCCATCTCTATATAGAGTTTTTATCTTCGATGACTGTGATAGTCTGTCTCCTGACTGCTGGAGTGCCATATTGAAGGTCATTGATCGAGCACCCAGACGTGTAGTTTTTGTCCTTGTCTGCTCAAGTCTTGATGTTTTGCCTCATATAATTATATCCAGGTGCCAGAAATTCTTTTTCCCAAAGCTAAAAGATGCAGATATTATATATACTTTGCAGTGGATTTCATCCAAAGAAGATATAGATATAGATAAGGATGCGCTAAAACTTATTGCATCTCGGTCAGATGGATCCTTGAGGGATGCTGAGATGACACTTGAACAATTAAGTTTGCTTGGGCAGAAGATATCTGTTCCTCTGGTTCAGGAATTGGTAAGTGCTTTCTGATTCTTTGGctataattaaaatgttaaaaagatttgatttcATTGTacattggttaaaaaaatgcatattcCAATACTGTCAATGTTATGTTTGCCTCTTTAATGATACATCAAAGTAATATTCTATAGTCTATACAAGTCTGCAAGGTATTGACGTTGATGTGTATGttagaaatataattattgCAGTTAAGTTTTTCAAACAATTAATGCTTTGAAATGTACTTGATCATGCAGGATGTGCTAATTTTCACTTTTTTGACAAAAGTCACGGTGCTTTTATTTTCTGTGTTAATGATGGTGGGATAGTGCTAGCATGTAAAGGAAGTTATAGTTCTATGTTTGGACTCCAGATTATCCAAAATTAGAAGTTATATCTGTGTATATGTTATTTTGCTGATAAAATATGAGCCTAAGCCTTATCCTGATCTCAATTCACCACTCGAGCTAAATTATGAACGAACtgttgttcttgttgtttttcatatttgcCATTTCCAAACATGAGATCATTTTTAGGCTTATAAGGCTAAGTAGTTACAAAAAATAGTGCTGCATTGTTGTAGTGATGCctaaaagattgttttttaaccGCTTCATGTCTATAGATTAGATTGAAGAGCAATTTGCCATTCATGGCTTGTGGCTGAGTTTCTGTTTAGATGCAGTAGACTATATGCACAAACTTCTCGGAATATCCATATCCATGGATATTGGATATAGGACACTTAATTGAACCACTGTTAAAAAAAAGCACATCTTGGTTGTGATTGTATGTTTATTAGTATTCTGCTTTGTCAGTTGCAGTGTGCAGCTGCAGATTTTTTGATGACCATCATCTCAATATGATGATAATCTTCTGCAGAAATTCTGCTTTGCTAGTTTCCCTAACCCATTGAGAGCTCAATAGCGCTCATGGATCCGTGATTATGAATCTCTCATAATCACTGTTCTTGCCTCTTCATTATCCATCATGGGCTATCATCTCACTGAACACCCACTTAGCCTGTTTggttgctagtttttttttttgctttggtcTCTTAGATGACTCTTCTCAGGCTGATTAAACTGCCCCTTACTGTCTCACTTGATTAAATATGATATGCTTCTATTTATTTGCTCTAAACTCTACGAGTCTCTTACAGGTTGGGCTAATCTCTGATGAAAAACTGGTGGATCTTCTTGATTTAGCATTATCTGCAGACACAGTAAACACTGTGAAGAATTTGAGAGTCATAATGGAAACTGGTGTGGAGCCATTAGCTTTAATGTCACAACTTGCTACAGTTATCACTGATATCTTAGCCGGTAGCTATGATTTCACAAAAGAAAGGCCTAG
The DNA window shown above is from Populus trichocarpa isolate Nisqually-1 chromosome 4, P.trichocarpa_v4.1, whole genome shotgun sequence and carries:
- the LOC7476317 gene encoding protein STICHEL-like 3, whose product is MTKAVRTRILKDANGDIGDHLRNHIHLTNCIHLKNHMLKQSPILADRSLMRDLITLQRSRSLRDPSASPPSWHSPSVVDLLPKKGDPDAAIREGRSSVGTERRREGRRLSGTSPPLANLAPSKVVPSDISLGIDGVAAISDRSVKSGIRDGRRVVTREEFSRKSNRADLLGGDEDLLQDHAVNSFIHEAVSGNSESKDRKSKHKGKHSQDMHIKTLSEQLNEIPRGSDVASSNMHLHGRHTQQQKIGEHETSVSGYSGVNRVKRRKFRNARRTRAAAPASRDAGGQKEMSVASNSFAQGPAQPRYHMEEEEYGDQNVTRAPRNGCGIPWNWSRIHHRGKTFLDMAGRSFSCGLSDSRRDGTFSHGRDFPGMPVASDHSTSSTKSDVEALPLLVEASGSHESTDNAGWVHDYSGELGIYADHLLKNDVDSEARSSEQCKLGQNHNGRHQNLTQKYMPRTFRDLVGQNLVAQALSNAVSRRKVGLLYVFYGPHGTGKTSCARIFARALNCQSLEHPKPCGFCNSCISHDMGKSRNIREVGPVSNFDFESIMDLLDNMIVYQIPSLYRVFIFDDCDSLSPDCWSAILKVIDRAPRRVVFVLVCSSLDVLPHIIISRCQKFFFPKLKDADIIYTLQWISSKEDIDIDKDALKLIASRSDGSLRDAEMTLEQLSLLGQKISVPLVQELVGLISDEKLVDLLDLALSADTVNTVKNLRVIMETGVEPLALMSQLATVITDILAGSYDFTKERPRRKFFRRKPLSKEDMEKLRQALKTLSEAEKQLRMSNDKLTWLTAALLQLAPDQQYLLPSSSTETSFNHSPLAQNNMGGRDISRKGGEHEMPNNGRDLPMHVRLESLPGGTSADFRNNGSTNGTSIDRKRNAASVMAPQWTPVQTSDAIRVNSRQVSGKSHKGYEEIWLEVLEKIQINSMREFLYQEGKLISVSFGAAPTVQLIFSSHFTKLKAEKFRAHILQAFESVLGSPVTIEIRCESNKETSAGFRVPLILPASKNGSSQMAIDPVLNAGSRMPRTGDYLEGRSEIVEVPTSPRKYEGNEPTNHNVESSRRGLQHTRAGESVSNKKPAVGSLVERRKLGETSQSKSIVRSKVSLARVIQQAEGCTQQAGWSKHKAVSIAEKLEQENLRLEPRSRCLLCWKATRVTRRKLSRLNIRTRKPHSLLKLVSCGKCLSSKSPR